A stretch of the Egicoccus sp. AB-alg6-2 genome encodes the following:
- a CDS encoding N-acetylmuramoyl-L-alanine amidase codes for MRSLFARALLVALVLAIAPPASQIELISIPEVVSEDLAVRVSSDRLVLSSAGQDEAEAHRSDPIAAPIPFSMVGFRLPDGVDTVHVRTAGDDGVWGEWYELERQTFEDGPDDGSAEAAGDRSNQQTEPVFVGEATRFQVEIPAQDVDAAGGDVEVAATVLDTDGLSGGPVSRKAVTVEGPVAEASSAPRVVTRSQWGAAAYKGTPSYYDRVDLVVVHHTAGNNNYTPSQSAGIVRGIQRYHQDSNGWSDIGYNIIMDRFGTIYEGRAGGIGRGVVGAHAAGYNTGSFGIAVMGNFVSVDAPQAAYESLADMIAWKAAIHGFDPLGTTARTAKGAQVRTITGHRDVGSTSCPGLIGNRLWWIRTAAAERAPSMPATGPGPAPANQRFADVPVSSAHHDAVVTAHDTNVLLGYTNNNPATFQPGSALNRGDMARGVAIAMGLEPNPNWRGRFKDLDDVPWLAPHIVALVDAGVVQGYPDGTFRPRQALRRDQMATYLANALDLPRVRPTFTDVGPGNTHYLAIGAVQRAGVTTGVTATKYGPLDTMRRDQSASLLVRAFKLVAPEPEPEPEPVTSGDFAADVRVSD; via the coding sequence GTGCGTTCTCTGTTCGCCCGCGCGCTGCTGGTCGCCCTCGTTCTCGCGATCGCGCCGCCGGCCTCCCAGATCGAGCTGATCTCGATTCCCGAGGTGGTCAGCGAGGACCTCGCGGTCCGTGTCTCGTCCGACCGCCTGGTGCTCAGCAGCGCCGGCCAGGACGAGGCGGAGGCCCACCGCTCCGACCCGATCGCCGCGCCGATCCCGTTCAGCATGGTGGGCTTCCGTCTTCCCGACGGCGTCGACACCGTGCACGTGCGCACCGCCGGCGACGACGGCGTGTGGGGCGAGTGGTACGAGCTCGAGCGCCAGACCTTCGAGGACGGTCCGGACGACGGCTCGGCCGAGGCCGCCGGCGACCGCTCCAACCAGCAGACCGAGCCGGTGTTCGTCGGCGAGGCCACGCGGTTCCAGGTCGAGATCCCGGCGCAGGACGTGGATGCCGCGGGCGGCGACGTCGAGGTGGCCGCGACCGTGCTGGACACCGACGGGCTCTCGGGTGGTCCCGTGTCGCGCAAGGCCGTGACCGTCGAAGGTCCGGTCGCCGAGGCCTCCTCCGCTCCCCGCGTCGTCACCCGCTCGCAGTGGGGCGCGGCGGCCTACAAGGGCACGCCGTCGTACTACGACCGGGTCGACCTGGTCGTCGTGCACCACACGGCGGGCAACAACAACTACACCCCGTCGCAGTCGGCCGGCATCGTGCGTGGCATCCAGCGCTACCACCAGGACAGCAACGGCTGGTCCGACATCGGTTACAACATCATCATGGACCGCTTCGGCACGATCTACGAGGGTCGTGCCGGCGGGATCGGTCGCGGCGTCGTCGGCGCCCACGCGGCGGGCTACAACACCGGCTCGTTCGGCATTGCCGTCATGGGCAACTTCGTCAGCGTCGACGCCCCGCAGGCGGCCTACGAGTCGCTGGCCGACATGATCGCCTGGAAGGCCGCGATCCACGGGTTCGACCCGCTGGGGACCACGGCCCGCACCGCCAAAGGCGCCCAGGTGCGCACGATCACCGGGCACCGCGACGTCGGCTCGACCTCGTGCCCCGGCCTGATCGGCAACCGGTTGTGGTGGATCCGCACCGCGGCCGCGGAGCGTGCCCCGTCGATGCCGGCCACCGGCCCGGGTCCCGCGCCGGCCAACCAGCGCTTCGCCGACGTCCCGGTCTCGTCCGCGCACCACGACGCGGTCGTCACCGCCCACGACACCAACGTGCTGCTCGGCTACACCAACAACAACCCGGCCACCTTCCAGCCCGGCTCCGCGCTCAACCGCGGTGACATGGCGCGCGGGGTCGCCATCGCCATGGGCCTCGAGCCCAACCCCAACTGGCGCGGCCGGTTCAAGGACCTCGACGACGTGCCGTGGCTCGCGCCCCACATCGTCGCGCTCGTCGACGCGGGCGTCGTGCAGGGCTACCCCGACGGCACCTTCCGACCGAGGCAGGCGCTGCGGCGCGACCAGATGGCGACCTACCTCGCCAACGCGCTGGACCTGCCCCGCGTGCGGCCCACCTTCACCGACGTCGGCCCCGGCAACACCCACTACCTGGCCATCGGTGCCGTGCAGCGGGCCGGGGTCACGACCGGCGTGACCGCGACGAAGTACGGTCCGCTGGACACGATGCGTCGTGACCAGTCGGCCTCGCTGCTGGTCCGGGCCTTCAAGCTGGTGGCCCCCGAGCCGGAGCCCGAACCGGAACCGGTGACCTCCGGGGACTTCGCGGCCGACGTACGGGTCAGCGACTGA
- a CDS encoding S-layer homology domain-containing protein → MLRSRTPLVLLALLATSLAGLGHLPVAAAEDVTSERADAASADDTTGVQGEQHTGSSGDGARSSEDAPASAAGEHDGEPTGSTGSGSSEGGSTGGSSEDGATGGGTNSGSAEGGASDGGSGSGATGNGATGSGATDGGASDDGSTDDGSLDEESADGEVPEEDEEATIRAAAQPPAGGFPIRGAVRAVGNPTPDVRFLGSGWGHGVGMSQYGAYNMAKRGHSAAGILNHYYPGTEVGTDARADERIRVNLHAGVATASIEAIDAPIEWRHCRPRANETIDHRVNDCTLDDPPASDPTSTVFHVQPAGTTLRVCFWNGEGVTPPPAQPVAGLKLVSGNSCSDNNAIVATTDRPVLRAYHHGNMVRTRLAAGDAGRRYQHGWQDFHRKTLGIDVVQDINSVERYLEGLAESIRSWGLDGPAALEAQAITGRTFALRAKAAPRGLRAGTRACSCDLLNTPSDQVYAGRDFALAQYGNLWVNAVTATNHQVLRYDGALAQTYYSSSHGGGRSEAVHESWAYGNTPVPYLRSVNDPYSMNEPHSFRAWTSNATHAAFAAHVSSGRPAPLSRVERVQILSRTQGGTPKEIQVTGVTANGATDTFVFTHRTNDSQTLREKQVAGASFRLNLPTSGHPTAAGARLPSSQISSIGFAPFTDDDGLTHEYAITWANRAGIAEGVDETRFNPGGNVTRAQMASFIYRTFQIPAPTVRGGFSDVSDPNATHAIAIDALAEAGVAGGYADGTYRPADNVTREQMATFIARAAGLSTAPPQQSRFSDVRVEGTHAGAVNSVAQAGITQGCTPDGTRYCPMDPVSRQQMASFLRRAATS, encoded by the coding sequence ATGCTCCGCTCGAGAACGCCCCTGGTCCTGCTCGCGCTGTTGGCGACGTCGCTCGCCGGACTGGGGCACCTCCCGGTCGCTGCCGCCGAGGACGTCACGTCGGAACGCGCCGACGCCGCCAGCGCCGACGACACCACCGGCGTACAGGGTGAGCAGCACACGGGGAGCTCCGGCGACGGGGCCCGCAGCAGTGAGGACGCGCCCGCCTCAGCCGCTGGTGAGCACGACGGCGAGCCGACCGGATCGACCGGGAGCGGCTCCAGCGAAGGCGGCTCGACCGGCGGCTCCAGCGAGGACGGCGCCACGGGCGGCGGTACGAACAGCGGTTCGGCAGAAGGCGGCGCCAGCGACGGCGGCTCCGGCAGCGGCGCCACCGGCAACGGCGCCACCGGTAGCGGCGCCACTGACGGTGGCGCCTCCGATGACGGCTCGACCGACGACGGCTCGCTCGATGAGGAGTCAGCCGACGGCGAGGTGCCCGAGGAGGACGAGGAGGCCACCATCCGTGCCGCGGCACAGCCGCCGGCCGGCGGGTTCCCGATCCGCGGCGCCGTGCGTGCCGTGGGCAACCCGACCCCCGACGTCCGCTTCCTCGGCTCGGGCTGGGGGCACGGCGTCGGCATGAGCCAGTACGGCGCCTACAACATGGCCAAGCGGGGCCACAGCGCCGCGGGGATCCTCAACCACTACTACCCGGGCACCGAGGTCGGCACCGACGCCCGCGCCGACGAGCGCATCCGGGTCAACCTCCACGCCGGCGTCGCGACCGCGAGCATCGAGGCGATCGACGCCCCCATCGAATGGCGCCACTGCCGGCCGCGGGCCAACGAGACCATCGACCACCGGGTCAACGACTGCACGCTGGACGACCCGCCGGCCAGCGACCCGACCAGCACCGTCTTCCACGTCCAGCCCGCCGGCACCACCCTGCGGGTCTGCTTCTGGAACGGCGAAGGCGTGACGCCGCCGCCGGCCCAGCCGGTCGCCGGACTCAAGCTGGTCTCCGGCAACAGCTGCAGCGACAACAACGCGATCGTGGCGACCACCGACCGTCCGGTGCTGCGCGCCTACCACCACGGCAACATGGTCCGCACCCGCCTGGCCGCGGGCGACGCCGGCCGCCGCTACCAGCACGGCTGGCAGGACTTCCATCGCAAGACGCTCGGCATCGACGTCGTGCAGGACATCAACTCGGTCGAGCGCTACCTCGAGGGTCTGGCCGAGTCGATCCGCTCCTGGGGCCTCGACGGACCGGCGGCACTGGAGGCGCAGGCCATCACCGGCCGCACCTTCGCACTGCGTGCCAAGGCCGCGCCGCGCGGGCTTCGGGCGGGCACGCGGGCGTGCTCGTGCGACCTGCTCAACACCCCCAGCGACCAGGTCTACGCCGGACGTGACTTCGCGCTCGCGCAGTACGGCAACCTGTGGGTCAACGCGGTGACCGCGACCAACCACCAGGTGTTGCGCTACGACGGCGCGCTCGCGCAGACCTACTACTCGTCCTCACACGGCGGCGGGCGCAGCGAGGCGGTCCACGAATCGTGGGCATACGGAAACACCCCCGTGCCCTACCTGCGCAGCGTCAACGACCCGTACTCGATGAACGAGCCGCACAGCTTCCGGGCCTGGACCTCCAACGCCACGCACGCGGCCTTCGCGGCGCACGTGTCCTCGGGCCGGCCCGCACCGCTGAGCCGTGTCGAGCGGGTGCAGATCCTCTCGCGCACCCAGGGTGGCACGCCCAAGGAGATCCAGGTCACCGGCGTGACCGCCAACGGCGCCACCGACACGTTCGTGTTCACCCACCGGACCAACGACTCGCAGACCCTGCGCGAGAAGCAGGTCGCCGGCGCGTCGTTCCGGCTCAACCTGCCCACCAGCGGGCACCCGACCGCGGCGGGCGCCCGGCTGCCGAGCTCGCAGATCAGCTCGATCGGCTTCGCCCCCTTCACCGACGACGACGGGCTCACCCACGAGTACGCGATCACGTGGGCCAACCGCGCCGGCATTGCCGAAGGCGTGGACGAGACCCGGTTCAACCCGGGCGGCAACGTGACCCGCGCCCAGATGGCGTCGTTCATCTACCGGACCTTCCAGATCCCGGCGCCCACGGTCCGCGGCGGGTTCTCCGACGTGTCCGACCCCAACGCGACCCACGCCATCGCCATCGACGCGCTGGCCGAGGCGGGGGTCGCCGGTGGGTATGCCGACGGCACCTACCGGCCGGCCGACAACGTCACCCGCGAGCAGATGGCCACGTTCATCGCCCGTGCTGCCGGCCTTTCGACGGCACCGCCGCAACAGTCGAGGTTCAGCGACGTCCGCGTCGAGGGCACCCACGCCGGCGCGGTGAACTCGGTCGCGCAGGCCGGCATCACCCAGGGCTGCACGCCGGACGGAACCCGATACTGCCCGATGGATCCGGTGTCACGCCAGCAGATGGCGAGCTTCCTGCGGCGGGCCGCCACCTCGTGA
- a CDS encoding GtrA family protein → MAVSTDLRARRPHGLRDLRRLVRYGISGGTAALTHFTVLTALVELTGLRPVLASAIGFLCGLVVSYTLQRRWVFATGLKHAFTLPRFLAVVGLGLAINSTVLWIGTEHLHHHYALVQLVAFAVVPLNNYVLNSLWTFRERA, encoded by the coding sequence ATGGCCGTCAGCACCGACCTTCGCGCCCGGCGCCCGCACGGTCTGCGCGACCTGCGACGGCTCGTCCGGTACGGGATCTCGGGCGGGACCGCCGCGCTCACCCACTTCACGGTCCTGACCGCACTGGTGGAACTCACCGGCCTGCGACCCGTCCTGGCCTCCGCGATCGGGTTCTTGTGCGGGCTGGTCGTCTCGTACACCCTGCAGCGACGGTGGGTGTTCGCGACCGGACTGAAGCACGCCTTCACGTTGCCCCGCTTCCTGGCCGTGGTGGGGCTCGGGCTGGCGATCAACTCGACGGTGCTGTGGATCGGCACCGAGCACCTGCACCACCACTACGCCCTGGTGCAGCTGGTCGCGTTCGCGGTCGTGCCGCTGAACAACTACGTGCTCAACAGCCTCTGGACCTTCCGGGAACGCGCTTAA
- a CDS encoding CAP domain-containing protein has product MLRPIRTTRPTQAAKRRGRRGQVRRLVVATAVLAGMLVAPAAHADPRPDLAGRFVDSVNAERVQRGLPRLQVASDLNAVAAKHSVRMADQRLLHHNPNLTTDVKNWARVAENVGRGRSVSSLHTAFMNSEGHKRNILDANVTQIGVGVEVRDGTVWVTKVFRRPSASASPASTGRFRDVGSASTHGTNIERIARAGVAAGCSADRFCPADSVSREQMATFLGRAKGVLPADSGPFSDVSPSGTHTGNVFGTAAAKIATGCSGSNYCPSRDLTRSEMAAFLGRAMGLTEKPVRTFDDIAGDPNAGWIQALADAGVTGGCDADRYCPDAPVSRQQMASFLVRAFKL; this is encoded by the coding sequence TTGCTGCGACCGATCCGAACCACCCGCCCGACCCAGGCCGCGAAGCGTCGCGGACGCCGGGGGCAGGTGCGCCGTCTGGTCGTGGCAACGGCCGTGCTCGCGGGCATGCTCGTCGCGCCGGCGGCGCACGCCGACCCGCGACCCGACCTCGCCGGCCGCTTCGTCGACTCGGTCAACGCCGAGCGTGTCCAGCGTGGTCTGCCTCGACTGCAGGTCGCCAGCGACCTCAACGCCGTGGCGGCCAAGCACAGCGTCCGCATGGCGGATCAGCGGCTGCTGCACCACAACCCCAACCTCACCACCGACGTGAAGAACTGGGCCCGGGTGGCGGAGAACGTCGGCCGCGGCCGCAGCGTCTCCAGCCTGCACACCGCCTTCATGAACTCCGAGGGCCACAAGCGCAACATCCTCGACGCCAACGTGACCCAGATCGGGGTCGGCGTCGAGGTCCGTGACGGGACCGTGTGGGTCACCAAGGTGTTCCGCCGGCCCTCCGCCAGCGCCTCGCCGGCCAGCACCGGCCGGTTCCGTGACGTGGGCAGCGCCAGCACCCACGGCACCAACATCGAGCGCATCGCCCGCGCCGGCGTCGCCGCCGGCTGCAGCGCCGACCGCTTCTGCCCCGCCGACTCGGTCAGCCGCGAGCAGATGGCGACCTTCCTCGGTCGTGCCAAGGGGGTCCTGCCCGCCGACAGCGGCCCGTTCTCCGACGTCTCCCCCTCCGGCACCCACACCGGCAACGTGTTCGGTACGGCGGCCGCGAAGATCGCCACCGGCTGCAGCGGCAGCAACTACTGCCCGAGCCGCGACCTCACCCGCAGCGAGATGGCCGCGTTCCTCGGTCGCGCGATGGGCCTGACCGAGAAGCCGGTCCGCACCTTCGACGACATCGCGGGCGACCCGAACGCCGGCTGGATCCAGGCGCTCGCCGACGCTGGCGTGACCGGCGGCTGCGACGCCGACCGGTACTGCCCCGACGCGCCCGTCAGCCGCCAGCAGATGGCCAGCTTCCTGGTCCGCGCCTTCAAGCTGTAG
- a CDS encoding CotH kinase family protein, with protein sequence MSSTARADAGSWRRRQRLGLAGVGLVALAVIAALATTLQPPRPSTVVLAELVSSNASSIADEDGDHADWIELHNPTGEARRLDGWYLTDDPADLQQWTFPDVTLQPDERVLVWLSGKDRRDVAGELHTNFALAQVGEPLLLVQPDGATVADRVEPVALPRDASYGRDPDEPGRWCFFAEPSPGEPNTGACHADADLGAPVLSAPSGFYDDAFELRIEVAGGEPVYVTLDGSYPDPQRNADATQVYDQPLRIEDRSDEPDRFATIPTTFPFDASFHGDGWREPDGPQPKATVVRARTASGRETVATYFVGDHLRRPDLPVLHLATDANHLFDHDDGIYVPGRVYDDYLASDEAVADHGWNVPANFSQEGRAWERPHADDLARAVHMTWCEAGGACTYGADLGIRIHGGYSRRLPAKSLRLYARNDYGNRTFDHDFFAAAQAELPSDQRAPIGHRRLLVRNGGGTWGLSFLNDALFLDVARGMHLDTHAVQPMVLFVNGEYWGIHLLHERYDRHYLEAVHGVDPADVTILEARFALDTGVAGDEQHFFDVLDLLTEADQVDADTLRAVEASVDLDSFIDYVILQTFVSNTDWPHNNVQMWRTRTVDADGPPLADARWRWKAYDLDRVGGSVWPNDPADDNLARLLAPVADPRDGTGIPFLLQQLLRNDDFQARFVTRFADHLNTTFRAERVEAHLDRLAGLLEPEMPAQVARWGYPASVADWSGYVEDLRSYARQRPEQQWSQLLDHLDLDGTIEVRVEQSSGGTVHVNSLEVTADAPGFEDGNGGGGDGGGEGGGRGDGGWTGTYPAGVAMRLVAVPEADQRFVGFEGLPAGATLSDHEAGPGVVVATFAPDADVTVSATFAPA encoded by the coding sequence GTGAGCTCGACCGCTCGCGCGGATGCGGGTTCCTGGAGGCGTCGCCAGCGGCTCGGGCTGGCCGGTGTCGGGCTGGTGGCGCTCGCCGTCATCGCCGCGTTGGCCACGACCCTGCAACCGCCCCGGCCGTCGACCGTCGTGCTGGCCGAACTGGTGTCCTCCAACGCCTCGAGCATCGCCGACGAGGACGGTGACCACGCCGACTGGATCGAGCTCCACAACCCGACCGGCGAGGCGCGCAGACTCGACGGCTGGTACCTGACCGACGATCCCGCCGACCTGCAGCAGTGGACGTTCCCCGACGTCACCCTGCAGCCCGACGAGCGCGTGCTGGTGTGGCTGTCCGGGAAGGACCGCCGTGACGTCGCGGGGGAGTTGCACACCAACTTCGCGCTCGCGCAGGTCGGCGAGCCGTTGCTGTTGGTCCAACCCGACGGCGCGACCGTCGCCGACCGGGTCGAGCCCGTCGCGCTGCCCCGCGACGCCTCCTACGGACGCGACCCGGACGAGCCCGGCCGCTGGTGCTTCTTCGCCGAACCTTCGCCGGGCGAGCCCAACACCGGCGCCTGCCATGCCGACGCCGACCTCGGCGCACCGGTGCTGTCCGCGCCGAGCGGGTTCTACGACGACGCCTTCGAACTCCGCATCGAGGTGGCCGGCGGCGAGCCGGTCTACGTCACCCTCGACGGCTCCTACCCCGACCCGCAACGGAACGCGGACGCGACGCAGGTCTACGACCAGCCGCTGCGGATCGAGGACCGCTCCGACGAGCCGGACCGGTTCGCCACCATCCCGACCACGTTCCCCTTCGACGCCAGCTTCCATGGCGACGGCTGGCGGGAGCCGGACGGACCGCAGCCGAAGGCGACCGTGGTCCGGGCCCGCACCGCCTCGGGGCGCGAGACGGTCGCCACCTACTTCGTCGGCGACCACCTGCGACGTCCCGACCTGCCGGTGCTGCACCTCGCCACCGACGCCAACCACCTGTTCGACCACGACGACGGCATCTACGTCCCCGGCCGCGTCTACGACGACTACCTCGCCAGCGACGAGGCCGTCGCCGACCACGGTTGGAACGTGCCGGCGAACTTCAGCCAGGAGGGCCGCGCCTGGGAGCGGCCCCACGCCGACGACCTCGCCCGCGCGGTGCACATGACCTGGTGCGAGGCCGGTGGCGCCTGCACCTACGGGGCCGACCTCGGCATCAGGATCCACGGCGGCTACAGCCGGCGCCTGCCGGCCAAGTCGCTGCGGCTGTACGCACGCAACGACTACGGCAACCGCACCTTCGACCACGACTTCTTCGCCGCCGCCCAGGCCGAACTGCCCTCCGACCAGCGCGCCCCGATCGGTCACCGGCGCCTCCTGGTCCGCAACGGCGGCGGGACCTGGGGCCTGTCGTTCCTCAACGACGCGCTCTTCCTCGACGTCGCGCGGGGGATGCACCTCGACACCCATGCGGTGCAGCCGATGGTGCTGTTCGTCAACGGCGAGTACTGGGGCATCCACCTGCTGCACGAACGCTACGACCGCCACTACCTCGAGGCGGTGCACGGGGTCGATCCCGCCGACGTCACCATTCTCGAGGCGCGGTTCGCGCTGGACACCGGGGTGGCCGGCGACGAACAGCACTTCTTCGACGTCCTCGACCTGCTCACGGAGGCCGACCAGGTCGACGCGGACACGCTGCGGGCCGTCGAGGCAAGCGTCGACCTCGACAGCTTCATCGACTACGTCATCCTGCAGACCTTCGTGTCCAACACCGACTGGCCGCACAACAACGTCCAGATGTGGCGGACCCGCACGGTCGACGCCGACGGCCCGCCGCTCGCCGACGCCCGTTGGCGGTGGAAGGCGTACGACCTCGACCGCGTCGGCGGATCGGTGTGGCCCAACGACCCCGCGGACGACAACCTCGCGCGGCTGCTCGCACCGGTCGCCGACCCGCGCGACGGGACCGGGATCCCGTTCCTGTTGCAGCAACTGCTGCGCAACGACGACTTCCAGGCCCGATTCGTGACCCGCTTCGCCGACCACCTCAACACCACCTTCCGCGCCGAGCGGGTCGAGGCGCACCTGGACCGGCTCGCCGGCCTGCTCGAGCCCGAGATGCCGGCGCAGGTCGCCCGCTGGGGCTATCCGGCATCCGTCGCCGACTGGTCCGGCTACGTCGAGGACCTGCGCAGCTACGCCCGCCAACGTCCCGAGCAGCAGTGGTCACAACTGCTCGACCACCTCGACCTCGACGGCACCATCGAGGTACGCGTCGAGCAGTCGTCGGGTGGGACCGTGCACGTCAACAGCCTCGAGGTGACCGCGGACGCGCCGGGATTCGAGGACGGCAACGGCGGCGGTGGCGACGGTGGCGGCGAGGGCGGGGGCCGCGGTGATGGCGGCTGGACGGGGACCTATCCGGCGGGGGTGGCGATGCGGTTGGTGGCGGTCCCGGAGGCCGACCAACGGTTCGTCGGCTTCGAGGGACTGCCGGCCGGCGCGACGCTCTCGGACCACGAGGCAGGCCCAGGGGTGGTCGTCGCCACGTTCGCTCCCGACGCCGACGTGACGGTCAGCGCCACCTTCGCGCCGGCCTGA
- a CDS encoding S8 family serine peptidase, whose amino-acid sequence MTLALVVQGSAVAQPGHAQPGQAAEPVTARTASAVQDLVVDDGGALRLLVGWVPDATADVRAAALARAGVEVSRALTDHVDLVAVLPDLVHDVSSLLAAEAGVEVVEVDRWLYAAAPAEPPSDPLFGEQWGLHNTGMPVDGTATTAGVDVRALEAWSVTRGRPDVVVALIDFGIDPDHPDLADALWVNPGEVTDGRDNDGNGYVDDVHGWNFVDRNPQIFVSAEEDWHGTAVAGVIAARANEVGIVGLAPEVRLMALKTFSGLGEMGRASLSDTLQAFAYAADNGADVINASWFRTSDSPLLYEAVRDAGVPVVAAAGNDRRNLDNGDWQVFPAGYTLPNLVSVTAIGPDGQRPAFANHGRLHIDVAAPGAQIRTTVPDGWRVLDGTSFAAPLVTAALALAISVQPNTPVHDLVDAVSWTSRVVPGAADTTTARGMLDAGAFLHGIQRPICGPAAGRAQLFADVDPANRHADALRCLRALGIAEGGNDGRYRPAATINRAQLASLLARSLDTAGVALASRPADAFADDDGSAHEHAINQLAALGIVRGDADGRFGPNRAVTRAQLASLVVRAHDTATGTRSRPSRNWFTDDDRSTHAPAIDTARDLGVVRGVATLRFAPGSDSRRDQVASLVARFLDSVARHGEGAGGAVSASDAGEDTGAA is encoded by the coding sequence TTGACGCTCGCCCTGGTCGTGCAGGGATCGGCCGTCGCGCAGCCCGGGCACGCCCAGCCCGGACAGGCGGCTGAACCGGTGACGGCGCGGACGGCATCGGCCGTGCAGGACCTGGTCGTCGACGACGGCGGGGCACTGCGCCTGCTGGTCGGCTGGGTCCCCGACGCCACCGCCGACGTCCGCGCTGCCGCCCTGGCGCGGGCCGGCGTCGAGGTGTCACGTGCCCTCACCGACCACGTCGACCTCGTCGCGGTCCTGCCCGACCTGGTGCACGACGTCTCGTCGCTGCTCGCGGCCGAGGCCGGTGTCGAGGTCGTCGAGGTCGACCGTTGGCTGTACGCCGCCGCGCCGGCGGAGCCGCCCAGCGATCCGCTGTTCGGCGAGCAGTGGGGCCTGCACAACACCGGCATGCCGGTCGACGGCACCGCCACCACCGCAGGCGTCGACGTGCGGGCGCTCGAGGCGTGGTCGGTCACCCGCGGCCGGCCCGACGTGGTCGTCGCCCTGATCGACTTCGGCATCGATCCCGACCATCCCGACCTCGCGGACGCGCTGTGGGTCAACCCCGGCGAGGTGACCGACGGCCGCGACAACGACGGCAACGGCTACGTCGACGACGTCCACGGCTGGAACTTCGTCGACCGGAACCCGCAGATCTTCGTCAGCGCCGAGGAGGACTGGCACGGCACCGCCGTCGCCGGCGTGATCGCCGCACGAGCCAACGAGGTCGGCATCGTCGGCCTGGCGCCCGAAGTGCGGCTGATGGCGCTCAAGACCTTCAGCGGCCTCGGCGAGATGGGGCGCGCCAGTCTCAGCGACACCCTGCAGGCGTTCGCGTACGCCGCGGACAACGGCGCCGACGTGATCAACGCGTCGTGGTTCCGCACCAGCGACAGCCCGCTGCTGTACGAGGCGGTCCGCGACGCCGGCGTCCCGGTGGTGGCCGCCGCAGGCAACGACCGCCGCAACCTCGACAACGGCGACTGGCAGGTGTTCCCGGCCGGCTACACGCTCCCGAACCTGGTCAGCGTGACGGCGATCGGCCCCGACGGCCAGCGGCCCGCGTTCGCCAACCACGGCCGGCTTCACATCGACGTCGCCGCACCGGGCGCCCAGATCCGCACGACCGTGCCGGATGGCTGGCGCGTCCTCGACGGCACCTCGTTCGCGGCGCCGCTGGTCACGGCCGCGCTCGCGCTGGCCATCAGCGTCCAGCCGAACACACCGGTGCACGACCTGGTCGACGCCGTCTCGTGGACCTCGCGGGTCGTCCCCGGTGCGGCGGACACCACCACCGCGCGCGGGATGCTCGACGCGGGGGCGTTCCTGCACGGCATCCAGCGTCCGATCTGCGGTCCCGCCGCCGGTCGCGCGCAGCTGTTCGCCGACGTCGACCCGGCCAACCGCCACGCCGACGCGCTGCGGTGCCTGCGTGCCCTCGGAATCGCCGAAGGGGGCAACGACGGTCGTTACCGGCCGGCCGCCACCATCAACCGGGCGCAGCTGGCCAGCCTCCTGGCCCGCTCGCTCGACACGGCCGGCGTGGCGTTGGCGTCGCGTCCTGCCGACGCCTTCGCCGACGACGACGGCTCCGCGCACGAGCACGCCATCAACCAGCTCGCCGCGCTCGGCATCGTCCGCGGTGACGCCGACGGTCGCTTCGGACCCAACCGTGCGGTGACCCGGGCGCAGCTGGCGTCGCTGGTCGTACGCGCCCACGACACCGCCACCGGGACGCGGTCGCGACCGTCACGCAACTGGTTCACCGACGACGACCGCAGCACGCACGCTCCCGCGATCGACACCGCCCGCGACCTCGGCGTCGTGCGGGGCGTGGCTACCCTCCGCTTCGCCCCGGGCTCGGACAGCCGCCGGGACCAGGTCGCCAGCCTGGTCGCGCGCTTCCTCGACTCGGTGGCGCGACACGGGGAAGGGGCTGGCGGCGCAGTGAGCGCTTCGGACGCCGGCGAGGACACAGGGGCGGCATGA